In one window of Bos taurus isolate L1 Dominette 01449 registration number 42190680 breed Hereford chromosome 15, ARS-UCD2.0, whole genome shotgun sequence DNA:
- the P2RY6 gene encoding P2Y purinoceptor 6 isoform X1 translates to MAWDNGTGQALDAPPTNCVYRENFKHLLLPPVYSAVLAVGLPLNACVIAQICTSRRALTRTAVYTLNLALADLLYACSLPLLIYNYAQGDHWPFGDLTCRLVRFLFYANLHGSIFFLTCISFQRYLGICHPLAPWHKRGGRRAAWLVCGAVWLAVTTQCLPTALFASTGIQRNRTVCYDLSPPALATRYMPYGMTLTVIGFLLPFVALLACYCCLARRLCRQDGPAGPVAQERRGKAARMAVVVAAAFAISFLPFHITKTAYLAVRSTPGVSCPVLEAFAAAYKGTRPFASANSVLDPILFYFTQKKFRQRPHKLLQKLTAKWQRQGR, encoded by the coding sequence ATGGCATGGGACAATGGCACAGGCCAGGCCCTGGACGCGCCGCCCACCAACTGCGTCTACCGAGAGAACTTCAAGCACCTGCTGCTGCCGCCTGTTTACTCGGCGGTGCTGGCAGTGGGCCTGCCCCTGAATGCCTGTGTCATCGCCCAGATCTGCACGTCCCGCCGGGCCCTGACCCGCACAGCTGTGTACACCCTGAACCTGGCCCTGGCTGACCTGCTGTATGCCTGCTCCCTGCCCCTGCTCATCTACAACTATGCCCAAGGTGACCACTGGCCCTTCGGAGACCTCACCTGCCGCCTGGTCCGCTTCCTCTTCTATGCCAACCTCCACGGCAGCATCTTCTTTCTCACCTGCATCAGCTTCCAGCGTTACCTAGGCATCTGCCACCCTCTGGCCCCCTGGCACAAGCGTGGGGGCCGCCGGGCTGCCTGGCTAGTGTGTGGAGCTGTATGGCTGGCTGTGACAACCCAGTGCCTGCCCACTGCCCTCTTTGCCTCCACAGGAATCCAGCGGAACCGCACAGTCTGCTATGACCTGAGTCCGCCCGCCCTGGCCACCCGCTACATGCCCTATGGCATGACCCTTACGGTCATCGGCTTCCTGCTGCCCTTCGTCGCCCTTCTGGCCTGCTACTGCTGCCTGGCCCGTCGTCTGTGCCGCCAGGATGGCCCAGCAGGGCCAGTGGCCCAGGAGCGGCGTGGCAAGGCAGCCCGCATGGCTGTGGTGGTGGCAGCTGCCTTTGCCATCAGCTTCCTGCCTTTCCACATCACCAAGACAGCCTATCTGGCGGTGCGCTCTACACCTGGTGTCTCCTGCCCTGTGCTGGAGGCCTTTGCAGCAGCCTACAAGGGCACACGGCCCTTCGCCAGTGCCAACAGCGTGCTGGATCCcatccttttctacttcacccagaAGAAGTTCCGCCAGCGACCACACAAGCTGCTACAGAAACTCACGGCCAAGTGGCAGCGACAGGGTCGCTGA